The window CGATCAACTACCATTTTGCTTTTGCTATAACGAACGATCGATCTGTTTTCGAATAGTGGGAATACATCTTTTATATAAGAAATAATTTTATGCAAAATTGCATAACGAAACGATCATAATACTTTGTTATCTAAAAGTCTACCTTGATTCGATTTCAGCGTGTGATTTATGATTTACTAATTGACGAAGATCGCAAGATAAAATCAAAGATCtgattttttatcgaataacgTACATTCCCCGCAGCAACGACGATTTAAGTTTTGCTGCAAATTATTGTACGTTGAAGTTAATTGATTGATACTACCTTGTAGATCTTTATTATCATTTTATGTCGCCTATCATATCTCGTCTATGTAAATAACACAATAATTTGCAAACTggatgaaataaaaaatgtggACGCTCGTGGGTAGCTTAATTGCGTATTACGATGCAGTGGAAAATATGTTGCCTTTATTTtctaaatttcaatatttaaattttcaaacgtttcATCGGTCCTGAGAGTCTCATGAAAAATTACTGTTATATGTATAAAAaccaattaaaaagtttcagttTCATTGAACATTTTCAATAatattgtggaataaaatttgtacTAGAAATCTTGTCTAATTTTCGAGTATTTTTGTGTTTAATTCGAGTGATCTATTCGTTCGGAATGTCCGGGCCCAGTTTGGAATTTTCATTTTGCGTCGTCGAGTCACGGAGATTTATGGCGGACGGTTTGACGAAAAACCACGAAAACAATTGTTTCTGCTTTCGATTCAGCTCCTGGCCCGTTGCTCAACCGGAGAACGTATTCGGATACGCTTCAGAAGAGAGTCGTGTCGGCGCATTGTAAATTAAGACAAAACCACCCGTAATCCGTCGAGCCAAACGCGCTCGTTATCGTTCGAATATAAAACAGCTGTATCTCGGGAAGAAATTAGAGGTTAAAAGGGAAAGTTTTAACCACGAAAACGCGAACCACTTCCACGGGATCGTGGGTAACTGTTTCCTAGACCGCGAGGCGTTTCGTTCGCCATCTTCCCAGGAAACAATTACGGGTGGCAACGATTCGTGGGAGGCTTCTGCGAAATCTCGTAAaagtctagttccagctatactgTAAACCAGTAATAAAACAAGAAGGATGGGAATTTTACATTATACTCGACCTCAAGGGAAGTTTCCACTTCGATGCCGTGCAAAAtagtttttacaaaattttcgaatcaatattttatcgatGGTATACTTTTCTATCTTAGATTTAGGTTCTCCTCCATCTTCGTAGCTCCATTCTTACGAAGTTTTTAATGGAATTTAATTTATACATTCTTAAATGTGCgtatttcgagataaaaaaaatagaagaaaaattCGATTGTTGTGACCTGACAAAGTAGAAACTCCTTAATCATTTCGAGACGCATTACAATTTCTTGGCGTTTTGCTTTCTATGCTTTTGCAGTTCCTTCAACCTTTCTCCTCGCGGATAACTAGAAGACATTCAAGCGAATGTTTCAGACTCGTACCGCTCATCATAGTGGCAATTAAAGTGACAAGCCAGTGGCGCGTTATGGCTTTATGGGGCCCAAGACAAAACGGAATTCCAAGCCACCATCTTAGGGAAAAACTAACAACGAATGTTCTTAAATTCTATCTCTGATCGAAACAACGAAACGAAGAAGTTACACGATGTATTTCAAAAAAGGGTAGTTTGTAATATAATATCTTCAATGAAACTTCCTGGTTGTGTGTTCTTGAAACGCCAGATtggaatttgaaaaattgacaAAGCAATGGAGATTGGAAAGCAAGGTACCTCCTTGAAAGCTTTTAAACACTAAGGTGATTCAGTTTATTTGTCTGTACCCTTATTTGCATTTAACGAAGGACATTATGTAATGAAACTAATCACGGAATTCCAATAGCGGACTCGATTACAAGATGCATGACTGCACACGCGAATGGAATTGTGTCGCAGTGTTCTACTTTACTAaacgtaatatacagggtgttcggccacccctgggaaaaattttaatgggggattctagaggccaaaataagacgaaaatcaaaaataccaatttgttgatggagacaaaaagttattaacgtttagagttcagccagtactgaatttttttctcaaaaacggttagaaattcgagggtatgtctattgaccaaaaatgattgtattcgacccctgcaaccgaaaataatttttctaggacgatttgaaattttttttttccgtcgaataatttcacaccttctagaatttttttctaaaaagtggataggatttcgagggtatgtgtaatgaccaaaaatgattgtattcgacccctgcaaccgaaaataatttttccaatacgatttgaaatttttgaatttaaattgatattcttgattttcgtcttattttggcctctagaatcccccattaaaatttttcccaggggtggccgaacaccctgtattataaaAAGGATTACAGTACACTAAATATAGTATCCGAACAAATTCGAAAAGAACATGTTTCCCAATATTCTATAAATTAAACACTGGTCGTAATATGAACTGTTATTTATGGAAattctatatattttttcataattGAAACGATACCGGTTGCATAAATTGCACAGATTATTGCGATTTACATTTCACGCTTTTTATGAATCGTAATTAACGATACGCATTGCAGATCGATTCTACTTTCATTCTTCCGACCCTAACGAATGCTGTTTCCGATCGTTTCTGTAAGAAACACGTTTCGTTTGCTCTACAAAACACTTACTACAATTTGTTCTAAAATAGAATACTACTACACATACTTATCGtagtaaatattattaattcaCTCGAGTCTGAGAATTTCATCAGTGATGAGAAATTTAAATGTCGATGATAACAAgatttacaaatttaaatttatgcGAGATATTATCGCCTAAGGGATATGACAATCGTATTGTATAATTAATACTTGCTCGTAAAGCATCGacgctaatttttttttttcgggaaACATTAATATACGAAGCGACTCAAGGACTGGTCTCAACCTTTTCTTATGTGAAAACAATTAAAAGATATTTGTTGTTCCCACGTGCTTAATTAAAATCCAGAAGGATTCTAAGCCACTGTCATACAAAATGACAGGCAGATACGAGCAATGATGTAcagttaaaattataatatccGTTCGTATGAAAGAATGCATAAATACGAGAATAATGAAAGTGACAAAAAGCTTGTGACATAACGCGTCTAATTACAACTTTTAACGCGTTGATGGCTATGTCACCCGtgtatgaaaaataaatttccaaGTTGAGATGTCGAGGAACATAAATCCATTACTTATAAATAATACTTATGAATTTTCCATGGATAATTCACTGTTGGATTAAGTAGTTTCGAATGATTTAAAAAcaacgtgttaaaaaatttcacggatttggtctgggttagcgaTTTGTCAAGCGTTTCATAAAATTGATTTGACACGAAGAAAACTTAAATTCATCCTGGTAAATTACTCTATGCCCGCGGTTTATTTTTCCCTTTTATTTATTCGCTGCCCGCGCGTGTTCGACGATGAATCAACAGGTTGATGGCGTTAAAAATGTCATCGATTACTCACGAACCTCGAGATTGTCGAGAAAAGGATCCTTCGATCCGATGTACACGCTATACTAGAGTTGCTATAAAACCGGCGTAATTTATAACAcaataataaattttctttcccATTACATATCAGAAATATTAACAATTCGTTCGGGTCATTCTGTTTTGTCACTAGTCATTACTCCTACGCAAAAAAAGGCTTTAGCATTTAATAACTccttttaatattttctggtaAATTAATACGTCAACATGATTGAAAGATTTCAAGATGGGTTTATTAATCATCGTATAGGATTTAACATTGACTATAGCTTCCTAAAAGCTATTATAGTAAATACTTTAAACTTCTGTAATACATGATTATTGTAGCTATTTTTACTGGTTCCAGGATTATTGGAAGCCATGAACCGTTTAAAATTATTAAGTCCAATAATGTCATcaaattgtttattaattaaataaaatttccgcGGACTGTTTGAGTCTAACACACGAAAGAAAGGTAATAAATATTTAGCTATGTAAACGATACGATTACCATGTAAAAGAGGCGGGAAAATTATTCGATAGCCCGTATAATATTTGCATATTATATACACGTGATGAAACGAGTGCGTCGTACTTCCTTTGGAATCTTTTAAGTTCACGGTGCACGGATTTCCCTttgaaaatactaatgggatctAAAGAATCTTCCAAAATGTTGCGATGCTTTTAGTTGATATTAAGAAACCGGGGTGGAATTTGGCAATATTTGTGGGACGATCTCGTGTTGCAGGTTCGAAGGTAATTTTAAGCGGGGTCTCCGGCCAATTCAAAGCTGGAGAACTGACCGCTATTTTGGGCCCGTCCGGTGCTGGAAAATCCACCTTGTTGAACATCCTCGCAGGATACAGGTAAAATACGCGATAAAACAAAACGACATGGAAAAttacgaaaaacaaatttctatCTCGATCTGTAATAATATGTGTAGGAATGAACATCAACACTCTACAGTCTGCGAtaaataaacttttttaatTATGTTACTTTTATCGTAGTTGTCAACATTTTGTTGCTTAGAGTTCATCTAGGTTGTTGTTTCCAATGGTTTACTGTACGATTTGTACATCGTTATCTTTTGGCTTTTGCACTTCTCTTAATCTTTGCTTGCACACCAAAACGTGCGAAGATTCAGTGCATTTTTCTATGGAGTTTGCGTTAGATAGTCGAGTCAAAgaggaaaataattgtaatgaaaTAATCAGTTTTTCTTTGCCCCTGTCATCAaagaattaattattattgaaCTTTCCAGAGCATTAAAAAAACATTGTAAATCGAAACAGGTAATATACTTTGTTGCTTTAGAAATTTTTATcgcgttaaaataatttttcctcggCTTTTTGAATTATTGTTTATTGATTCATGGCTGCCATGGCTGTGCTGAAGGCGAGTAAACAGTCGCATCACTTTTTCCCCTAAAGCACGAGTGAATAGAGTCAAAGATCACTGACCTCGCGACCCAACGCAAGCAAACAGAAACTACACCTAAGCCGGAGTTAACTCGAATCCAGACATCGAGACGATCGATAGACTTACATAGTCGGTTCTCCAGTTATGCGATTAAAAGTTTTCGACGCGAGACGAATTACGTCAAGAAGAAAGTACCGCGAGTAAAGGAAACGTGGACTGAGTCGGATAATTTACTGCTCTCGATCAGTTACTCAAGCTTAATTCGAAAATATGTGCACTATTTTATGCAGGGAAGACTTGAAACGAAATGGACTGAAATGTTAAATATGTAACACAAAGAAACTTTAACAGTTACTTCAAAATTTCACGCGTTTAAAAATTTACAAGAATTTCCGTTAAATTTCTCTTTCGCTGCTTTGTAAGATAAAAAATGGTTAAACGAACGACTCCGCTTTTGTTAAAAACAGTCCAGAGAAACATGTTTCCTATTTACTTTTTCCCCACCCAGTTGTTTTTGTGTAATTATTAATAAGTGCTTCTCGCACGATAGATTCTATAGCACGGAATGGCTCAGCCTGTCATTACACTCTTGGCAATAGTACGCTGCgtctttttttattctttttccatCAACACATCAAGATAGACAAACAACACACCCTAACTTTGGATTTCGTTCGTCTCTATCAATTGTACAAGGCTTACAAAAATGTCTCTTCGTATATTTATAAGTTGAAcccaaaattttaatatttttcacatAGAACAAATAGCATTTGTACATCCACCATTGTTGCAACCTAGCACCCACAAATCGAGTCACCTACCATTCGAAACTCAATGCAGGCGTTTTCCAGATCGACGGGCGTCTCCGGACACGTGACCGTCAATGGACAGGCACGAGAGGCGAAACTTTTGAAGAAATTGTCGTGCTACATCATGCAAGAAGACCTTCTTCAGCCGAGGCTCACGGTGTTCGAGGCGTTGCAGTTCGCCGCGGACCTAAAACTCGGCAACGTTTCGAAGGAAACGAAAATCGCTGCTGTTAGCACATATTTATTTTCCCCATTGTTATCGAGTGCTATGAAATTTCCAATAAGAGCGACAGAACTTTCAATACTCATAGCCGCCATATTTGTTATTCGCTTGTTCGAGTTCTGTGATTTCAATTCAAAGTTCCGTCGCTCTAAGATCGTCCCAAAATCATTTCCACAGCCCTCCAATATAATCTTCTTAATGATCTTTGACTGCTTGTCAGCGTTTGAGGAGCTCTTGAATAATATTGATTGTTATTCTACGTAACGACGCTGAGAGTGTCTAAACGCGCGAGCTGTAACTTCCTGATCCGTAGATCTCGAATGTTTATCTACCTCCATCGATCGTTGATGAATGATGTCTAATGATGTCctcgattttaatatataaaatgaATAGACACGGTGTATACGGGATATCGAtaccgtttaaagtttcgcgagACGTAGAAGTTCCAAATTTTAATATGTTCGTttgtttcagaaaaaatttgaaagttttcGTGTACGTTGCGCAGCGCGTTTGAAAAACGTCCGAACGAAATCGCTCGATtagaaacgtggttgcgatgcgCATCGCTGAAGCATGTTCTCGGAAGGACATGAATACTCAAATTGCATCGCGTGCCTTTATTTGTATTCCCGAAGCGCGCCTTGGGACGCTGGCGATCGTAAAGGGAGGGAAACGTGTTTCGGCATATTCCATCGACCATCCAAGAGTCCCTTTTGTACGTTTCGTACACAGACCGTCGCCCCCtgtaataatgaaaaaaaaagaaaatgtctGCGATCGAACGGAGCACCGAGTTTATATAGAAATTTCGTTTCGACGAGATAGTGTACGACCTCGATGGAACCTCGTAACGCGTCGAGATTGTCTTCTAATTATGGAAAACAGCGTCGTTGGATACAATCAATTATATAATATCTCCGTAACGCTTCGTAATAGCAATACTTGAAACGctggagagaaaaaaaagagacGGAACTTGTCTCGATCGGTGTTTCGATCTCGTGCTAGTTGCGATCTACGTTTCAGATAGAAGAagtcctcgaaatcttgcgactGAAACGGGCAAAGGACACGGTCACCGAACGCCTGTCGGGTGGCGAGAAGAAGAGGCTGTCGATCGCTCTGGAACTAGTGAACAATCCTGCTGTGATATTTCTGGACGAACCGACCACGTGAGTATCTTAATCGACAGTGAAAACTCGATTAAATATCTGAAATCTCGTTCAATAGACCTAAAAGGCGGCATCTTGGcattttgtaaataattgtaGAGGACTGGACGAAATATCGGCGGCCCAGTGCATCGACCTCCTGAAAAGTTTGACGCAGTTGGGGAGGACCGTGATCTGCTCCCTTCACACACCCAGCGCGAGCATTTTCGCCAAATTCGATCACACGTACGTGGTAGCCGGTGGACAATGCGTTTACAGAGGCACTGTGAACAATCTGGTACCTTTTCTTCGGCAAGTTGGCATCGAGTGCCCGAAACATTACAATCCCGCTGATTTCGGTGAGTGAAATCACCGATTCAACTCCTTGATCATTAAAGATAAAGTTATTTTTTCAATGTCTTTTTTCGCCTGGttatagaattatttttttaatttcagtgATCGAAGTGTCAGCGGGCGAATACGGTTCCGAATGGACCAATCGAATGATAAACACGGTGAACACCGAATTGCCGATCGTTCCTATTTGTCGATCGAAGAAACACGAGTTTCAGTTGGCGAAAGAGATGCCTAAAATCTCCTGGACCGATCAATTTCTCATTTTATCGAGAAGGATGATGTTGCAGCTGTACAGAAACAAGGTACGAAGAATAGGTTTGAGAGATCAGTGGTGGATTAAACAACAGAGACAAGGTAGACGAATTACCACTAATTATTTCAAAGATGAACACAGTTTTTATAAAACATTCAACAATTCTATACTTTGTAAATTATGAATTACTTGTGTCTCGAGGACGAAACAAAACTTTTTCTCTAAGCGTATAAGACAGTACAGAGTTTTTAATCCGCTACTGCGCGAAATATTAAAACGAGCAATCGTCCCGCGAGATGACTTAACGAATACTTGTTGTTTCACAGAATTATATGTATCTGAAAATAGGTCTACACGTGTTCCTCGGCTTCATCATTGGCGGTTTGTTCTTGAACGTCGGCAACGACGGATCGAAGACCCTGTTCAATTTTGGCTTTTGCTTCGCCTGTTTGATACTTTTCCTCTACGTGCCTATGCTTCCAGTATTATTACAGTGTGAGAAACCAATAATTACGCGAGAAAACCCGTGGAACCCTCGGGCTTAAAATTGCGTATAAATTACATTAATGAATCGATAAACATTCGACAGATTACGAGGCGTCTTAACTTCCGTCAAAGTTACGTAATGTTGGACGAATCTTTGTTTCTTCCCTGTCGAACAGAGTAGAATCATGCTCGCGAGTATTGTTTACAGTCACAGTGGGTGGTCAAATTAAATCAAGAGAAATTGTTCCTCTCGATACCTACGTatactattttaaataataagaaCTCTATTGTAATTACGTGTAAATACATTTCGATAGAGAACGTCGTGTAAATgctaataaaattaaatcgaaCACTTTTGTGGACCGCCGTATTCGTTTTCTGGATGTCCGGTTCGCCTGTTATTATTCCCCCGACGCGGTCGAATATAATTTTCTGCTCAACTAATCATGAAATTACAGTTCCCTCGGAAGTGCAACTGGTTAAACGAGAATATTTCAACATGTGGTACAACTTGAGTCCCTACTATTGTGCTTTCACCTTAATCAACATACCCGCACAGGTCGGGCGACAGCTATTTTCTTTTCAAATTTATGTCGCTAGCCCCTTCATTAACGTTTGTCTAATTCGTAGGTGTTAGTGTCGTCGATCTACCTGTCGATGGTGTATGTAATCACGGGACAGCCTATGGAACTCTTTAGATGTACAATGTTCTTTAGTGTTTGTTTTATGTGCATGTTTATTGCGGAAAGTATGGCACTGGCTATAGCCAGCACCTTGAACATCGTGGTACGTTTTCTTTGTTCGTTGAAAATTGACAAAAGAAGTGTAATACAAAATATAGTACGCAATCTGTTGAAAGAAACAATTGATAGTGACTTGGCTGGTTCGATTAGAGACGATTGAATTAAAGAAACTTGCTTTACTTATACATAATACATGCTCCTTTTTAAAGTCAATAAAATTATAGAGATTGAATTGATTTTTCAGAACGGCACGTTTGTGGGGCCTGCAATCAGTGTTCCATTGATGTTGTTAGCGGTACAAGGTTTGGGTGAAACGCAAACTTTGCCCATTTATCGTAAACTGATAATGTATTTGAGCTACATTCGATACGGTTTGGAAGGCCTCATAACTGCCTTATATGGTTTCAACAGAGAGAACTTATACTGTCCGCCATCGGAAATATTTTGCGAGTTTAGGGCTCCCCGGCAAATTTTGCTAACAATGCGTAAGGCTTttcaaaaaaataatttatcattTCTGAACGAAGATTAGACAGATATAAAGTTTACCAATCTAAGCATTAGAAATTCCCATCTCTAGTTCACGCAacgcataaatatttattcgaataaGTTCTTTTTTGGACCTAGGTCTAACAACTTTTAATTTCAGAAATGGAACACGTGGTCTTCTGGGTGAATTTCGTCGCCTTGATAATTATTCTTATTCTACTGAAGATTCTTACTTATTATTTATTGCGACAAAGGCTTAAACCGAACAGAACGTTCCAGGCGCTTCACTTGATCGGTAGATTAATAAAGAGTCACCTTAATATTAATACATAAAACCTATTTTTGTTATTTCTACTTATCTTTTATACTTCCCGAATGTGATAAAAAGAACCAAATAATTAAATGGAAATAAAAAGGTTTGAAGGTAACGTAAAGAAGTTACGTTTCAGCTGTGTTATATACAGGTCATTTCACCTTGATTGATTATGTCTGTGGTCGGATGGCAGAATTTGAGAATTTGTTCGCTTGAATACTAtcagtaaaaaatattttgcgcGGTGTTTTCGAGGTTTGAATGTTCAAGATGGCAATTTGAATTGTTTGAACGGCATTCGTGGCGACGCTTAGCGTCTAAAAATGAAATTGCATGTTGAATAACAGGTAGATGTAGCTGATAATAACAAGTGGTATGATGTAATCGTTCTCGAAACGTATGCACCTCTTTTTCCAATTGTCATTATCGAAGCGTGAAGTGTAATAAATGTAATCTAAGAAAGTGAATATGTTTGTTGATAAAACATCTGTTCAAGTTACaattaacgtgaaaagaaaataaacataaattagTAGCATTGTGTTTGGTAAATAAGAGCACAGGCAAGGTATACGATACCTTTCACCTTACACctaacaccttatggactttcaatggcggtcagttgagaaaccattttttttctacgaactttttcggcgaaaaaaaagaatttcaaatcgtattgaaaaaattattttcgattgcagggatcaattacaatcatttttggtgaatagacatacccccgatatcctactcagtttcgagaaaaaaattcaggaagatggacaaatttttcgacgaaaaaaaaaatttcaaatcgtattgaaaaaattattttcgattgcagggatcaattacaatcatttttggtgaatagacatacccccgaaatcctactcagtttcgagaaaaaaattcaggaagatggacaaatttttcgacgaaaaaaaaaacttcaaatcgtattggaaaaattattctcggttgcaggggtcaattacaatcatttttggtgaatagacatacccccaaaatcctacgcactttcgagaaaaaaattctttaccaaaaaatataatatgtggcTAGAAATATTCCCCACAAGTTTCAAGACTATTCGATAAATTGTTCCTTAATTCCGTATTTAAggtttactcgtatacctcgtctgtgataagAGATAGCATTAACTGATAATCGTTATCTACTTTCGCCTTGCTTCGAACAATGTTACATGTCGAGAAAATCAATAAAATAAACGATATTTTCATTTCGAGTTGCAAATTTGTCTAGATAGGTACATGGatgataatttttaatatcgacGACGATAAAATGATCCCCCTATTCATAACACTCTTTAAAGGTACAAGGGTCCAGATAAAAGACGCTGACCATCTGCTAGCAACCACAAAGAATATAGCGGTGGGAAGAATAGTGGGGAGATAAGTATAAAATGCGG of the Colletes latitarsis isolate SP2378_abdomen chromosome 9, iyColLati1, whole genome shotgun sequence genome contains:
- the LOC143345257 gene encoding ATP-binding cassette sub-family G member 1 → MPLKSEFNAEEGDDGVHDCSKITPTHYTTLSMSHLKRMAPIDIEFSDLTYTIPYGRKGSKVILSGVSGQFKAGELTAILGPSGAGKSTLLNILAGYRSTGVSGHVTVNGQAREAKLLKKLSCYIMQEDLLQPRLTVFEALQFAADLKLGNVSKETKIAAIEEVLEILRLKRAKDTVTERLSGGEKKRLSIALELVNNPAVIFLDEPTTGLDEISAAQCIDLLKSLTQLGRTVICSLHTPSASIFAKFDHTYVVAGGQCVYRGTVNNLVPFLRQVGIECPKHYNPADFVIEVSAGEYGSEWTNRMINTVNTELPIVPICRSKKHEFQLAKEMPKISWTDQFLILSRRMMLQLYRNKNYMYLKIGLHVFLGFIIGGLFLNVGNDGSKTLFNFGFCFACLILFLYVPMLPVLLQFPSEVQLVKREYFNMWYNLSPYYCAFTLINIPAQVLVSSIYLSMVYVITGQPMELFRCTMFFSVCFMCMFIAESMALAIASTLNIVNGTFVGPAISVPLMLLAVQGLGETQTLPIYRKLIMYLSYIRYGLEGLITALYGFNRENLYCPPSEIFCEFRAPRQILLTMQMEHVVFWVNFVALIIILILLKILTYYLLRQRLKPNRTFQALHLIGRLIKSHLNINT